The sequence AAAAATAAAAGATTTAACATATATTGAGGGTCAGCGGGGAAATAAGCTTATTGGTTATGGAATGATTGTGGGATTAAATGGAACAGGAGACAAACAGGGGACTAAATTTACTATTCAATCTCTGGCAAGCATGCTTAAAAGAAGTGGGATTTTGGTTTCACCTGATGAAATAAAAGTAAAAAATGTTGCAGCTGTAATAGTCACAGCTGAATTGCCTCCATTTCCAAGAGGTGGTGTTAAAATTGATGTATTAGTATCTTCAATTGGTGATGCAACAAGTCTTCAGGGTGGGACTCTTTTGTTAACACCTTTAAAGGGAGCTGACGGGAATATTTATGCTGTAGCCCAAGGAGCTATTTCTATTGGTGGGTTCTCAGCTTCAGGAAAGGGAGGGGATCAAGTTCAAAAAAACCATTTAAATGCTGGCAAAATACCAGAGGGTGCAACTATTGAACGAGAGATACCTAATGATTTTATAAACAAGGATAATATAACATTATCAACAAGAAATTCTGATTTCACTACTGCTTTAAGAATAGCTGACTCAATAAATAAATATTTGGGGGAGCAGAATGCAGTTCCCCTCGACGGAGTCAATGTAAAAGTTAATATCCCACAAAACTATAAAGGGGATATGGTAAGGTTTGTGTCTCTTCTTGAAAACTTAGATATTGAGCCAGATAGTGTTGCTAAAGTAATTATTGATGAACGAACCGGTACAATTATTATGGGAGAGAATGTTAAAATATCTTCAGTAGCAATTTCACATGGTAATCTTACTATAGAAGTTAAGACGCAGCACA is a genomic window of Candidatus Schekmanbacteria bacterium containing:
- a CDS encoding flagellar basal body P-ring protein FlgI, producing MKLRVNILFVLTIIIFGIPFLSNAVKIKDLTYIEGQRGNKLIGYGMIVGLNGTGDKQGTKFTIQSLASMLKRSGILVSPDEIKVKNVAAVIVTAELPPFPRGGVKIDVLVSSIGDATSLQGGTLLLTPLKGADGNIYAVAQGAISIGGFSASGKGGDQVQKNHLNAGKIPEGATIEREIPNDFINKDNITLSTRNSDFTTALRIADSINKYLGEQNAVPLDGVNVKVNIPQNYKGDMVRFVSLLENLDIEPDSVAKVIIDERTGTIIMGENVKISSVAISHGNLTIEVKTQHNISQPAPFSKKGETVVVPETETSISEEKGNLIFLEGGVSIKELVRALNSIGVSTRDLIVIFQGIKAAGALHAELEII